One region of Glycine max cultivar Williams 82 chromosome 9, Glycine_max_v4.0, whole genome shotgun sequence genomic DNA includes:
- the LOC100779835 gene encoding senescence associated gene 20, which produces MEDHQKVEMQNKARVEVLYKALLGQGTMDNVAKLLASDLEWWFHGPPHCHHMMKVLTGETDHTKGFRFEPRRVTAVGDCTIAEGWEGKAYWVHVWTLKNGLITQFREYFNTWLVVRDLRPPRWEDSKDSMTLWQSQPRDLYHRSLPGLVLTI; this is translated from the coding sequence atGGAGGATCATCAAAAGGTGGAGATGCAAAACAAGGCAAGAGTTGAAGTGCTCTACAAGGCACTATTAGGGCAAGGAACAATGGACAATGTGGCCAAATTGCTAGCAAGTGACCTTGAGTGGTGGTTCCATGGCCCTCCTCATTGCCACCACATGATGAAGGTGCTCACAGGGGAAACAGATCACACCAAGGGCTTCCGGTTTGAGCCGAGGCGAGTCACAGCCGTCGGAGACTGCACGATCGCTGAGGGCTGGGAGGGCAAGGCGTATTGGGTGCACGTTTGGACCCTAAAAAATGGCCTCATAACTCAGTTTAGAGAGTACTTCAACACATGGCTTGTGGTGAGGGATTTGAGGCCTCCAAGGTGGGAAGATAGCAAAGATAGCATGACATTGTGGCAAAGCCAGCCTCGTGATCTCTATCACCGGTCACTGCCAGGGCTTGTGTTAACTATTTAG